Part of the Bacteroidota bacterium genome, GAAGCTGCAGGAATACGACGTCTTCTCGATCGTCTCCTACGAGAGCGAATGAAGACGATCATCGAGCCGTTCAAGATCAAGGTCGTCGAACCGATCGCGTTTTCCACCGTCGGGCAGCGGGAGGAGATTCTCCGCGTGGCGGGCTTCAACCCGTTTCTGATCCGGGCTGAAGACGTCCTGATCGACCTGCTGACCGACAGCGGCACGGCCGCCATGAGCGCGAAGCAATGGGCGGGGATGATGGAAGGGGACGAATCGTACGCCGGCGCCCGGAGCTTTTTCCGGTTCGAGAAGGTCGCCCGGGAGCTGACCGGATTCAAGCATATCATTCCGACCCACCAGGGGCGCGCCGCCGAAAAAATCCTCTTCACCCTGGCCGGAGGAGCCGGCAAGATCATCCCGAACAACATCCATTTCGACACGACCCGCGCGAACGTGGAATTCTCTGGCGCGGAGGCGGTGGACCTTCTTGCTCCCGCCGGGAGAGATCCGGCCCTCGTTGCGGACTTCAAGGGAAATATCGACCTCGACGGGCTCGCACGCCTCATCGAAGAGCGGGGACAGGATCATATTCCTCTGATCATGTTGACCGTCACCAACAACGCGGGCGGGGGCCAACCCGTTTCGATGGAAAATATCCGGCGGACGAAAGCCCTGGCTGCGAAGCACGGCATCCCTCTTTTTCTCGACGCATGCCGGTTCGCGGAAAACGCCTACTTCATCAAGAAAAGAGAGAAGGGGTACGGAAGCAGGCCGGTCAGGGAGATCGCCCGGGAAATGTTTTCCCACGCGGACGGCTGCACGATGAGCGCGAAGAAGGACGCGCTCGTGAACACGGGGGGATTTCTGGCGATGAACGACGACGCCCTTGCGGGCCGGGCGAGAAACCTGCTCATCCTCACCGAAGGTTTCGTCACGTACGGCGGGCTTGCAGGGCGGGACCTCGAGGCGATCGCACAGGGGTTGGAGGAGGTGCTCGACGAGCAATATCTTACCTACCGCATCAGGTCCGTCGAATACCTCGGCGAGAAACTCCTCGAGGCCGGCGTGCCGATGATCCAGCCGCCGGGAGGGCATGCGATCTATCTGGATGCGGCGCGCTTCCTTCCGGGGGTCCCCCCGGAGAAGTTTCCGGGCCAGGCGATCGTCTGCGAGCTTTACCGCGTGGCGGGGATCCGCTCGGTGGAAATCGGGAGCGTGATGTTCGGCCGCACGGAGCCCTCCACCGGCAGGTTTATCCCGCCCCCCATGGAGCTGGTGAGGCTCGCGATTCCCCGGCGGGTCTATACGCAGAGCCATATCGACTATGTGATCGAATCGGTGATCGAGGTATTCCGGAACAGAGACCGGCTCCGGGGATACCGGATCGTCGCCGAGCCTCCGGTGCTGCGCCACTTTTCCGCGCGATTCGCGCAACTCAACTGAGCGGGCTCCCGTGATCGCCTGCCCGGTCTGTCACGCGCAGAACAGCAACCTCGCCACCGTCTGCGCCGGCTGCGGCAGCTTCCTCCAGCAGCGGATCGAAAACCTCGATCTCTTTGCCTCCGCCTGGTCGGTCCTGGAGAGGCCCGCCAGAGGGTTCAAGACGATCGCCCTGGCGAGACACAAGAATTATATCCTGGTGCTTTCGGCGGTCGCCGGCGTGGCGCTGGTCTTCGGATTTTTCTGGCTCGCGAAGATGGGGGAGTACGCCCAAAACCTCATCAACATCCTTGCGGCCGGACTGGCCCTGGCGGCGCCTGCCGGAATCCTCTCGGTCCTGTTCATCTCTCTGGCGATCGTGCTCGCTTCCCGGGCGCTGCGTCTCCGCGTGCGCTTCCGGGACGCGTACGCCGTGGTCGCCTACGCGTCGGTCCCGCTGATACTCACTTCTCTCCTGTTCCTCCCGATCGAAGTGCTTTCGTTCGGTTCCTATTTCTTCGCTCGGACTCCGTCGCCCTACTCGATCCGGCCGCTCTCCTATGTCGTGCTCCTCGCATTGGACGGGGCGTTTGCCGCCTGGTCGATCATCCTCCTGCTGGTGGGCGTCCGCGTCCTCGCCGGCGCCGGGTGGATGAAATCGGGCGCGGCGGTCCTCGCGGCCCTGCTCCTCGCG contains:
- a CDS encoding tryptophanase, encoding MKTIIEPFKIKVVEPIAFSTVGQREEILRVAGFNPFLIRAEDVLIDLLTDSGTAAMSAKQWAGMMEGDESYAGARSFFRFEKVARELTGFKHIIPTHQGRAAEKILFTLAGGAGKIIPNNIHFDTTRANVEFSGAEAVDLLAPAGRDPALVADFKGNIDLDGLARLIEERGQDHIPLIMLTVTNNAGGGQPVSMENIRRTKALAAKHGIPLFLDACRFAENAYFIKKREKGYGSRPVREIAREMFSHADGCTMSAKKDALVNTGGFLAMNDDALAGRARNLLILTEGFVTYGGLAGRDLEAIAQGLEEVLDEQYLTYRIRSVEYLGEKLLEAGVPMIQPPGGHAIYLDAARFLPGVPPEKFPGQAIVCELYRVAGIRSVEIGSVMFGRTEPSTGRFIPPPMELVRLAIPRRVYTQSHIDYVIESVIEVFRNRDRLRGYRIVAEPPVLRHFSARFAQLN
- a CDS encoding Yip1 family protein, with product MIACPVCHAQNSNLATVCAGCGSFLQQRIENLDLFASAWSVLERPARGFKTIALARHKNYILVLSAVAGVALVFGFFWLAKMGEYAQNLINILAAGLALAAPAGILSVLFISLAIVLASRALRLRVRFRDAYAVVAYASVPLILTSLLFLPIEVLSFGSYFFARTPSPYSIRPLSYVVLLALDGAFAAWSIILLLVGVRVLAGAGWMKSGAAVLAALLLAALAVAGLMQFTLPRV